One window of the Anaeromyxobacter dehalogenans 2CP-C genome contains the following:
- a CDS encoding FAD-dependent oxidoreductase produces MTNAFPIDLRPDYDAIVVGARCAGASTAMLLARAGLRVLAVDREPEGSDALSTHALMRGGALQLARWGLLHRLAAAGTPAIRTATFHYAGEALPLAVKPRDGVDALYAPRRTVLDPLLVEAARAAGAQVVHGVTLLDLVRDATGRVCGAVLAGAGPGAAATVRARLVIGADGLRSRVARLAGAPVARLGAAETGVVYGHWCGLPADGYHWYYAPGVSAGAIPTNAGRTCLFVAVPPRRLLAALPGGLPDLYRAVVAEAAPELAPALPDAHLDARLRAFPGARGVLRRAHGPGWALVGDAGFFRDPLTAHGITDALRDAELLARAVVAGGEAALDGYEAARDGVAHGILEVTDRIASFEWDLDEVRRQHQLLARHMAAEVDLLLGLGAAAAPPPGLARAG; encoded by the coding sequence ATGACGAACGCGTTCCCGATCGACCTCCGCCCCGACTACGACGCCATCGTGGTGGGCGCCCGCTGCGCCGGCGCCTCGACCGCGATGCTCCTCGCGCGCGCCGGCCTGCGCGTGCTCGCGGTGGACCGCGAGCCGGAGGGCTCGGACGCGCTCTCCACGCACGCGCTCATGCGGGGCGGCGCGCTCCAGCTCGCGCGCTGGGGCCTGCTGCACCGGCTGGCGGCGGCCGGGACCCCGGCCATCCGGACCGCCACGTTCCACTACGCCGGCGAGGCGCTTCCGCTCGCGGTGAAGCCGCGCGACGGCGTGGACGCGCTCTACGCGCCGCGCCGGACGGTGCTGGACCCGCTGCTGGTGGAGGCCGCCCGCGCCGCGGGCGCTCAGGTGGTCCACGGCGTGACGCTCCTCGACCTCGTGCGCGACGCCACGGGCCGCGTGTGCGGCGCGGTCCTGGCCGGCGCCGGGCCCGGCGCCGCCGCGACGGTCCGGGCGCGCCTGGTGATCGGCGCCGACGGGCTGCGCTCGCGGGTGGCGCGGCTCGCCGGCGCGCCCGTCGCGCGGCTCGGCGCCGCCGAGACGGGCGTGGTCTACGGCCACTGGTGCGGGCTCCCGGCGGACGGCTACCACTGGTACTACGCGCCGGGGGTGAGCGCGGGCGCGATCCCGACCAACGCCGGCCGCACCTGCCTGTTCGTGGCCGTCCCGCCGCGGCGCCTCCTCGCCGCGCTGCCGGGTGGGCTGCCGGACCTCTACCGCGCGGTCGTGGCGGAGGCCGCGCCCGAGCTCGCTCCGGCGCTCCCGGACGCGCACCTCGACGCGCGGCTCCGGGCGTTCCCCGGCGCCCGCGGCGTGCTCCGCCGCGCCCACGGCCCGGGCTGGGCGCTGGTGGGCGACGCGGGCTTCTTCCGGGATCCGCTCACCGCCCACGGGATCACCGACGCGCTCCGCGACGCCGAGCTGCTGGCGCGGGCCGTCGTCGCGGGCGGCGAGGCCGCGCTCGACGGGTACGAGGCGGCCCGCGACGGGGTGGCGCACGGGATCCTCGAGGTCACCGATCGCATCGCCTCGTTCGAGTGGGATCTCGACGAGGTCCGGCGCCAGCACCAGCTGCTCGCCCGGCACATGGCGGCGGAGGTGGACCTGCTGCTCGGGCTGGGCGCCGCGGCCGCGCCGCCGCCCGGCCTCGCCCGCGCTGGGTGA
- the mprF gene encoding bifunctional lysylphosphatidylglycerol flippase/synthetase MprF: MTWLRRAALVLLPVALLGAAAWTLHAELRGLHLHQVERELSALPAALLALAAGLTALDYLLLSAYDVLALRYAGRRLPYSRVVFTSFVSYAFGNNVGFALLSSGSVRFRLYSQWGLSALEITRVVAFTAAQLWAGLLPIAGVALLSGLPVPLPGWAARALGAAALAVTASYVVAAARGTTLSVKGVRFSLPSLPLTLAQIAVSAADWALAALVLHVLLPAGSPLGFVQLLGLFVAAQVVGLASQVPGGLGVFESIVLAALTPAVPAPAVVSSLVAFRLVYYVAPFLVAFALLATHELLLRRAWLGRILRGAHASFAPVVPWLAGGAALLAGTVLLVSGATPAEAERLHLLRRALPLPVLEASHLVGSLVGTALLLLARALVRRIDAAWAVAIGLLAAGAVASLAKGLDWEEATLLLALLAAIAPFHRQFYRRSSMLEGIPSAGWALGVALLVAGSIVIGILSYRHVEWSRDLWFTFAFHGDAPRFLRASVAGVSLLVLFGVATLLRPAPPEPPRTGAAELDRVRPLVDRAPESYAHLALTGDKCLLFSEGDAAFLMYAVEGRSWIAMGDPVGPDPAATELAWRFRELSDRHGGWACFYQVGPAALPRYLDLGLSLLKLGEEAVVPLEGFSLEGSTRRALRQAHARAERDGLSFEVVPAPAVPGLLPDLAAVSDAWLTEKGVREKGFSLGSFDPRYLAEGPVALVRLDGKIVGFANVWASAARVELSVDLMRYHPAAPRSTMDYLFTSLMLWGRTEGYRAFNLGMAPFSGFEPRQLAPLWTRMGARLYRHGENFYNFQGLRAYKEKFAPEWRPRWLAAPGGLRLPAILANLTALVSRGLKGVVTR, translated from the coding sequence GTGACATGGCTCCGCCGCGCCGCGCTGGTGCTCCTCCCCGTCGCCCTGCTCGGCGCGGCCGCCTGGACGCTCCACGCCGAGCTGCGCGGCCTGCACCTGCACCAGGTGGAGCGCGAGCTCTCGGCGCTCCCGGCCGCCCTGCTCGCGCTCGCCGCGGGGCTCACCGCGCTCGACTACCTGCTGCTCTCCGCCTACGACGTGCTGGCGCTGCGCTACGCCGGGCGCCGCCTGCCGTACTCGCGGGTGGTCTTCACCTCGTTCGTCTCCTACGCGTTCGGCAACAACGTCGGGTTCGCGCTGCTCTCGTCCGGCTCGGTGCGGTTCCGCCTCTACTCTCAGTGGGGCCTGTCGGCGCTCGAGATCACGCGCGTGGTGGCGTTCACCGCCGCGCAGCTCTGGGCCGGCCTCCTGCCCATCGCCGGCGTGGCGCTGCTGTCCGGCCTCCCCGTGCCGCTCCCGGGGTGGGCGGCCCGCGCGCTGGGCGCCGCCGCGCTGGCGGTCACCGCGTCGTACGTGGTCGCCGCCGCCCGCGGCACGACGCTGTCGGTGAAGGGCGTCCGCTTCTCGCTGCCCTCGCTGCCGCTCACGCTCGCGCAGATCGCCGTCTCGGCCGCCGACTGGGCGCTGGCGGCGCTGGTGCTGCACGTGCTGCTCCCGGCCGGCTCGCCGCTCGGGTTCGTGCAGCTGCTCGGGCTGTTCGTGGCGGCGCAGGTGGTGGGCCTGGCCTCGCAGGTGCCGGGCGGCCTGGGCGTGTTCGAGTCGATCGTGCTCGCGGCGCTCACGCCCGCGGTGCCGGCGCCGGCGGTGGTGTCGAGCCTGGTGGCGTTCCGGCTCGTCTACTACGTGGCGCCGTTCCTGGTCGCCTTCGCCCTGCTCGCGACGCACGAGCTGCTGCTGCGCCGGGCCTGGCTCGGGCGGATCCTGCGCGGCGCGCACGCCTCGTTCGCGCCGGTGGTGCCGTGGCTGGCCGGCGGCGCCGCCCTGCTCGCCGGCACGGTGCTGCTCGTCTCGGGCGCCACCCCGGCCGAGGCGGAGCGGCTCCACCTGCTGCGCCGCGCGCTGCCGCTGCCGGTGCTGGAGGCGTCGCACCTCGTCGGCAGCCTGGTCGGGACGGCGCTGCTCCTCCTCGCCCGCGCGCTGGTCCGCCGCATCGACGCGGCCTGGGCCGTCGCCATCGGCCTGCTCGCCGCCGGCGCGGTGGCGTCGCTCGCGAAGGGGCTCGACTGGGAGGAGGCGACGCTGCTCCTCGCGCTGCTCGCGGCCATCGCCCCGTTCCACCGCCAGTTCTACCGGCGCAGCTCCATGCTCGAGGGCATCCCCTCCGCCGGCTGGGCGCTCGGGGTGGCGCTGCTGGTGGCCGGGTCGATCGTGATCGGCATCCTCTCCTACCGCCACGTGGAGTGGTCGCGGGACCTGTGGTTCACGTTCGCGTTCCACGGGGACGCGCCGCGGTTCCTGCGCGCCTCGGTGGCCGGCGTCTCGCTGCTGGTGCTGTTCGGCGTCGCCACGCTGCTCCGCCCCGCGCCGCCGGAGCCCCCGCGCACGGGCGCGGCGGAGCTGGACCGCGTGCGCCCGCTGGTGGACCGCGCGCCGGAGTCCTACGCGCACCTCGCGCTCACCGGCGACAAGTGCCTGCTGTTCTCCGAGGGCGACGCCGCGTTCCTCATGTACGCGGTGGAGGGCCGGAGCTGGATCGCCATGGGCGACCCGGTCGGCCCGGATCCAGCCGCCACCGAGCTGGCCTGGCGCTTCCGCGAGCTGTCGGACCGGCACGGCGGGTGGGCCTGCTTCTACCAGGTCGGGCCGGCCGCGCTGCCGCGCTACCTCGACCTGGGCCTCTCGCTCCTGAAGCTGGGCGAGGAGGCGGTGGTGCCGCTGGAGGGCTTCTCGCTGGAGGGGAGCACCCGCCGCGCCCTGCGGCAGGCGCATGCCCGGGCGGAGCGCGACGGCCTCTCCTTCGAGGTCGTGCCCGCGCCGGCGGTGCCCGGGCTCCTCCCCGACCTCGCCGCGGTCTCGGACGCGTGGCTGACCGAGAAGGGCGTGCGCGAGAAGGGCTTCTCCCTCGGGTCGTTCGACCCGCGCTACCTGGCGGAGGGGCCGGTCGCGCTCGTGCGCCTGGACGGCAAGATCGTGGGCTTCGCGAACGTGTGGGCCAGCGCGGCCCGCGTGGAGCTGTCGGTGGACCTCATGCGCTACCACCCCGCCGCGCCGCGCTCGACCATGGACTACCTGTTCACGTCGCTCATGCTGTGGGGAAGGACCGAGGGCTACCGCGCGTTCAACCTCGGCATGGCCCCGTTCTCCGGGTTCGAGCCGCGCCAGCTCGCGCCGCTGTGGACGCGGATGGGCGCCCGGCTCTACCGGCACGGCGAGAACTTCTACAACTTCCAGGGGCTCCGCGCGTACAAGGAGAAGTTCGCGCCGGAGTGGCGGCCGCGCTGGCTGGCCGCGCCCGGCGGGCTCCGCCTGCCCGCGATCCTCGCGAACCTGACCGCGCTCGTGTCGCGCGGCCTGAAGGGCGTGGTGACCCGATGA
- a CDS encoding virulence factor family protein, with product MIPAALALALAAVPATLDVPGLGAVPVAAPLGAPQRAILLVSGAGGRDAALDALARALAARGALVATVDLPAYLRSVREARCAYPAADLETLAQRLQKRAGLGAYLRPMPVGVGLGASLAWAALAEAPAGTFSGAALIGFCPSRPLPVHLCHGSGPLPEATRGGEVVPAAPHLEQPPAILEDAAGPGCPAGEAQAFARQVPAATLETLPAGADAEARAEAVTARARAHEAAATAAAPPPPAPPPANAPPVSDLPVVENPASGPGRRMAVMLTGDGGWVGLDKGLAKALVAAGVPVAGLDSLKYFWSAKTPEQTASDVGRMIAHYRAKWGRDEVLLIGYSRGADIVPFLPPRMPPAERAAVKLVAMLGPESFAEFEVHVVDLFTSVRRGAATSTRKAVEALDGSVRILCVQGVEEKDSVCPQLEGRPEVRRLVLPGAHHFDRDYPKLARLVLEAAP from the coding sequence ATGATCCCTGCCGCGCTGGCGCTGGCCCTCGCCGCCGTCCCCGCCACCCTCGACGTCCCCGGGCTCGGCGCCGTGCCCGTCGCCGCGCCGCTCGGCGCGCCACAGCGGGCGATCCTGCTCGTCTCGGGCGCGGGCGGCCGCGACGCCGCGCTCGACGCCCTGGCGCGCGCGCTCGCCGCCCGCGGCGCGCTGGTCGCGACCGTGGATCTCCCCGCGTACCTGCGCTCGGTGCGCGAGGCGCGCTGCGCCTACCCGGCGGCGGATCTCGAGACGCTGGCCCAGCGCCTCCAGAAGCGCGCCGGCCTCGGCGCGTACCTCCGGCCCATGCCCGTCGGCGTCGGCCTGGGCGCGTCGCTCGCGTGGGCCGCGCTCGCCGAGGCGCCCGCGGGGACGTTCTCCGGCGCGGCGCTCATCGGCTTCTGCCCCTCCCGCCCGCTGCCGGTCCACCTCTGCCACGGCTCCGGCCCGCTGCCCGAGGCGACGCGGGGCGGCGAGGTCGTCCCGGCCGCCCCGCACCTGGAGCAGCCGCCCGCGATCCTCGAGGACGCCGCCGGGCCAGGCTGTCCGGCGGGCGAGGCGCAGGCGTTCGCGCGCCAGGTGCCGGCCGCCACCCTGGAGACGCTGCCCGCGGGCGCGGACGCGGAGGCCCGGGCCGAGGCGGTGACCGCCCGGGCGCGCGCGCACGAGGCGGCCGCGACCGCCGCCGCCCCGCCCCCGCCCGCCCCGCCACCTGCGAACGCGCCGCCGGTCTCGGACCTGCCGGTGGTCGAGAACCCGGCCTCCGGACCGGGCCGCCGGATGGCCGTGATGCTCACCGGCGACGGCGGCTGGGTCGGGCTCGACAAGGGGCTCGCGAAGGCGCTCGTCGCGGCCGGGGTGCCGGTGGCCGGCCTCGACTCGCTCAAGTACTTCTGGAGCGCCAAGACGCCGGAGCAGACCGCGTCGGACGTGGGCCGGATGATCGCGCACTACCGCGCGAAGTGGGGGCGCGACGAGGTGCTGCTCATCGGCTACTCGCGCGGCGCGGACATCGTCCCGTTCCTGCCGCCGCGCATGCCGCCCGCCGAGCGCGCCGCGGTGAAGCTGGTGGCGATGCTGGGCCCGGAGTCCTTCGCCGAGTTCGAGGTCCACGTGGTGGACCTGTTCACCTCGGTGCGCCGCGGCGCCGCCACCTCGACGCGGAAGGCCGTCGAGGCGCTGGACGGCTCGGTGCGGATCCTCTGCGTCCAGGGGGTCGAGGAGAAGGACAGCGTCTGCCCGCAGCTCGAGGGCCGGCCCGAGGTGCGCCGGCTGGTGCTGCCGGGCGCCCACCACTTCGACCGCGACTACCCGAAGCTCGCGCGACTGGTGCTCGAGGCGGCGCCGTAG
- a CDS encoding cation-translocating P-type ATPase translates to MDRREVAALPIASVHAALGSAPDGLDPAEAARRLREAGPNALPRRRRRPALRRALAQIAHPMALLLWAAGALALVSRMPQLAWAVFLVIALNGVFGFWQERRAEHALEALEALVPARARLVRGGHLLEVDAREVVVGDVLALEEGDRVPADARLVEAALFRLDVSLLTGESLPVDRDPRPRVGELAAAALPCLALAGATVATGRARAVVFATGAATELGRVARLATTSPRAPSTLELQVGGVVRLVTAIAVGMGVGVFVLLRLLGAGLEESLLFAIGILVANVPEGLLPTITVTLAANVQRMARRRVLVSRLSAVETLGAVDVLCTDKTGTLTRNALEIRALWTPDGGEASPAAAREPGPARRLLAASALANDARSVPGGGGVSIGDPLDRALLEAAAAAGLDPGRLRAACPRLAEAPFDPRRKRMTAVVRADPASGAPGAAPCLAVTKGALASVLERCDRVLAGGAARPLDAASRHRIAAAHDAAAARGLRLVALAVREGGDELAALAPERLEAGLAFAGLIGLEDPPREGVEAALEACRRAGITVTMVTGDHPLTACALAREVGLWGAGWRAVDGPELEALPDGDLDALLAGGGGLVFARVAPEQKLRLVHAYQRLGHVVAVTGDGVNDAPALHAAHVGVAMGRSGTDVARAAADVVILDDDLSTIVAAIEEGRATLANVRKFLAYVLTSNVPEIAPFLAMVALRVPPALGILQILAIDLGTDLLPALALGAEPPEPGAMDVPPRARTGKLLDAGLLARAYAFLGVAEAGACLVAFFAAWRAAGYGLGELRAVAPALLAHAAPAPVVALQREATSAALAAIVCCQVGNLLACRSERIPVARLGVPRSRLLRWGVAVELAVLAAIVYLPPLQALFGTAPLPAAAWPWLALCPVAMVLLDDARKVAARLAYGAASSTSRASFG, encoded by the coding sequence ATGGATCGGCGGGAGGTCGCGGCGCTCCCCATCGCCTCGGTCCACGCCGCGCTCGGCAGCGCGCCCGACGGGCTCGACCCCGCGGAGGCCGCCCGGCGCCTGCGCGAGGCCGGCCCGAACGCGCTGCCGCGGCGGCGTCGCCGGCCGGCGCTGCGCCGGGCGCTCGCGCAGATCGCGCACCCCATGGCGCTCCTGCTCTGGGCCGCCGGGGCGCTGGCGCTCGTCTCGCGGATGCCGCAGCTGGCCTGGGCGGTCTTCCTGGTGATCGCGCTGAACGGCGTGTTCGGCTTCTGGCAGGAGCGGCGGGCGGAGCACGCGCTCGAGGCGCTCGAGGCGCTGGTGCCGGCGCGGGCCCGGCTGGTGCGCGGCGGGCACCTCCTGGAGGTGGACGCGCGCGAGGTGGTGGTGGGGGACGTGCTCGCGCTGGAGGAGGGCGACCGCGTCCCGGCCGACGCGCGCCTCGTCGAGGCGGCGCTGTTCCGGCTCGACGTGTCGCTGCTCACCGGCGAGTCGCTTCCGGTGGACCGCGACCCGCGCCCGCGCGTCGGCGAGCTCGCGGCCGCGGCGCTGCCCTGCCTGGCGCTCGCGGGCGCGACGGTCGCGACGGGCCGGGCCCGCGCGGTGGTCTTCGCGACCGGCGCGGCGACCGAGCTGGGCCGGGTGGCGCGGCTGGCCACCACGTCGCCGCGGGCCCCGAGCACGCTCGAGCTGCAGGTGGGCGGGGTGGTGCGTCTGGTCACCGCCATCGCGGTGGGCATGGGCGTCGGGGTCTTCGTGCTCCTGCGCCTGCTCGGGGCGGGGCTCGAGGAGAGCCTGCTGTTCGCCATCGGGATCCTGGTGGCGAACGTGCCGGAGGGGCTCCTGCCCACCATCACCGTCACGCTCGCCGCGAACGTGCAGCGGATGGCCCGGCGCCGCGTGCTGGTGTCGCGGCTCTCGGCGGTCGAGACGCTCGGGGCGGTGGACGTGCTGTGCACCGACAAGACCGGGACGCTCACCCGCAACGCGCTCGAGATCCGGGCGCTGTGGACGCCGGACGGGGGCGAGGCCTCGCCGGCGGCCGCCCGCGAGCCCGGGCCCGCCCGGCGCCTGCTCGCCGCCTCGGCGCTCGCGAACGACGCGCGGAGCGTGCCGGGCGGCGGCGGGGTCAGCATCGGCGATCCGCTCGATCGCGCGCTCCTCGAGGCGGCCGCGGCGGCGGGCCTCGACCCCGGGCGCCTCCGGGCCGCGTGCCCGCGCCTGGCGGAGGCGCCGTTCGACCCGCGGCGCAAGCGCATGACGGCGGTGGTGCGGGCCGACCCGGCGTCCGGCGCGCCCGGCGCGGCGCCGTGCCTGGCGGTCACCAAGGGTGCGCTGGCGTCCGTGCTCGAGCGCTGCGACCGGGTGCTGGCGGGCGGCGCCGCGCGGCCGCTCGACGCGGCCAGCCGGCACCGGATCGCGGCCGCGCACGACGCGGCCGCCGCGCGCGGGCTCCGCCTGGTCGCGCTGGCCGTGCGCGAGGGCGGCGACGAGCTCGCCGCGCTGGCGCCGGAGCGGCTGGAGGCCGGGCTCGCCTTCGCCGGGCTGATCGGCCTCGAGGACCCGCCGCGCGAGGGCGTCGAGGCGGCGCTGGAGGCCTGCCGGCGCGCCGGGATCACCGTCACGATGGTCACCGGGGATCACCCGCTCACCGCCTGCGCGCTGGCCCGCGAGGTCGGGCTGTGGGGCGCCGGCTGGCGCGCCGTGGACGGCCCCGAGCTGGAGGCGCTCCCGGACGGCGACCTCGACGCGCTGCTCGCCGGCGGCGGCGGGCTGGTGTTCGCGCGCGTCGCCCCGGAGCAGAAGCTGCGGCTCGTGCACGCGTACCAGCGGCTCGGCCACGTCGTGGCGGTCACCGGCGACGGGGTGAACGACGCGCCCGCCCTCCACGCCGCGCACGTGGGCGTGGCCATGGGCCGCAGCGGCACCGACGTGGCGCGCGCCGCGGCGGACGTGGTGATCCTCGACGACGACCTCTCCACCATCGTGGCGGCGATCGAGGAGGGGCGGGCCACGCTCGCGAACGTCCGCAAGTTCCTCGCCTACGTGCTCACCTCGAACGTCCCGGAGATCGCGCCGTTCCTGGCCATGGTCGCGCTCCGCGTCCCGCCCGCGCTCGGCATCCTCCAGATCCTCGCGATCGACCTCGGCACCGACCTGCTCCCCGCGCTCGCGCTCGGGGCGGAGCCGCCGGAGCCGGGCGCCATGGACGTGCCGCCGCGCGCGCGCACCGGGAAGCTGCTCGACGCAGGCCTGCTGGCGCGGGCGTACGCGTTCCTGGGCGTGGCCGAGGCCGGGGCGTGCCTGGTCGCGTTCTTCGCCGCCTGGCGCGCCGCCGGGTACGGGCTGGGCGAGCTGCGCGCCGTCGCGCCGGCGCTGCTCGCCCACGCGGCGCCGGCGCCGGTGGTGGCGCTGCAGCGCGAGGCCACCTCGGCGGCGCTCGCCGCCATCGTGTGCTGCCAGGTCGGCAACCTGCTCGCGTGCCGCTCGGAGCGGATCCCGGTGGCGCGGCTCGGCGTGCCCCGCAGCCGCCTGCTGCGCTGGGGCGTGGCGGTCGAGCTCGCGGTGCTGGCCGCGATCGTCTACCTGCCGCCGCTCCAGGCGCTGTTCGGGACCGCGCCGCTGCCCGCCGCCGCCTGGCCGTGGCTGGCGCTGTGCCCGGTCGCGATGGTGCTCCTCGACGACGCGCGCAAGGTCGCCGCCCGCCTCGCCTACGGCGCCGCCTCGAGCACCAGTCGCGCGAGCTTCGGGTAG